A genome region from Penicillium psychrofluorescens genome assembly, chromosome: 3 includes the following:
- a CDS encoding uncharacterized protein (ID:PFLUO_005286-T1.cds;~source:funannotate) produces MRFLATFGPALVGLAASAHAASINYTTVKEYFLQDESSTDASTFDYTAVNFGLINRTYPADKDINSPQTKTQWERFYHQVLTLNKDSSQDVEYKVLFLGRHGEGWHNAAEDYYGTPAWNCYWAELDGNCTATWFDAALTTAGMGQALVAHNFWQKEINEQHIHTPDSYYVSPLKRTLQTANYTFTGLKLPHGSTPFVPLIKELFREGISIHTCDHRHSRSYIHELFPSWPIERGFTEKDELWNGVTAETSAAQDARSRKALESVFFSSTDPKQNTFVSVTSHSGEIASILRVLGHRAFSLNTGAVIPVLVRAEKLAATPTSSSLSWTVSPHCTAPPVTSVSACVCPSSAAPVTIPLVWNL; encoded by the exons ATGAGGTTCTTAGCCACCTTCGGTCCCGCCCTGGTGGGCCTTGCGGCGTCAGCCCATGCCGCTTCCATCAACTATACGACGGTAAAAGAGTATTTCCTGCAGGATGAGAGCTCAACGGATGCCTCTACCTTTGACTAT ACCGCCGTGAACTTTGGGCTCATTAACCGGACATATCCAGCGGACAAAGACATAAACAGCCCTCAAACTAAAACTCAATGGGAGCGCTTCTACCACCAGGTCCTCACGCTCAATAAGGACTCTTCTCAGGACGTTGAGTATAAggttctcttccttgggcGCCACGGAGAGGGATGGCATAATGCGGCGGAAGACTACTACGGAACCCCTGCATGGAAT TGCTACTGGGCCGAGCTAGATGGCAACTGTACCGCCACCTGGTTCGACGCGGCactcaccaccgccggcaTGGGCCAAGCTCTAGTCGCGCATAACTTCTGGCAAAAGGAAATCAACGAGCAGCACATCCACACACCCGACAGTTACTACGTAAGCCCGCTCAAGCGCACCCTCCAAACGGCCAACTACACATTTACCGGCCTCAAACTACCCCACGGAAGCACGCCCTTCGTACCGCTGATCAAGGAACTCTTCCGCGAGGGAATCAGCATCCACACCTGTGACCACCGGCACAGCCGTAGCTACATCCACGAACTATTCCCATCCTGGCCCATTGAGCGGGGCTTTACAGAGAAAGACGAGCTGTGGAACGGGGTAACGGCCGAGACCAGCGCCGCCCAGGACGCGCGGAGCAGAAAGGCTCTGGAATCggtgttcttctcttctacCGATCCTAAGCAAAACACCTTTGTCTCTGTTACCTCTCACTCCGGTGAGATTGCTTCTATCCTTCGTGTGCTGGGGCACCGTGCCTTCAGTCTGAATACCGGCGCTGTGATTCCCGTCCTTGTTCGTGCTGAGAAACTGGCTGCTACGCCTACTTCGTCGTCGCTTTCTTGGACTGTTAGTCCGCACTGCACGGCGCCGCCGGTTACGTCGGTATCCGCTTGTGTGTGTCCATCGAGTGCGGCGCCTGTGACGATTCCGCTGGTCTGGAATTTGTAG